The following is a genomic window from Uranotaenia lowii strain MFRU-FL unplaced genomic scaffold, ASM2978415v1 HiC_scaffold_307, whole genome shotgun sequence.
CTCCTTCCATCGACGTTTCGATCCATTTGTCATCCTCTGACACAGGTCTACGTGAGAAATGAATAAGGCAGATTCATTGTCAATATGTAGAAATAAGTTCAAGAAGCAGATATCATATATTGGGTAGGACTATTTCGATTAACAGAATTGATTATAAGGATAAATATCGACTATACCAAATTAACTTCAATTTTCCGGTAGAATGATTCATTCCTGAAAATTCAAGCTTCAAACTTTATCCTGACAGGAGAAATGCACAATGCTGCCCTCGGCCGTTCGCACAAATGCGCTCTGGTAGCTAAACTTTTTCTTGCATACTGGACACACGCTGTGTTCCTCTACCAGAAACTGCTTCGATTCATAGTGAATTTTCTGTTCGTGCGTCTGCAGATGCTCGGCATAGTAAAGGCCCTTGAGGATCTGACATTTACGTTTCCGCTCCAAGTGATGATTCAGTGCTATCTCAAGGAATGTTTTGATGCTGCTCAATGGAATGTTATCTGGCAGAATCGGTAGCACAGCGTAAGGATTAATTTTCTTAGCATTTTTCTCTAGAATACCCAGCACAGTTTCGATATCAGGGTTTAAACAACGTGGATGAAATTGGGCATCACTGTAGGGGGGGACCGTGGGGGGAGtaagaattgtttcaatcaaTGTAACATACACATCGCAGCTTTTGGGATCATAACTGTCATACGTTTGGTCACAGTATTCGATAGCTTTGTCAAAGTCACCAAGTATTTGTACAAAAATCGCTAGCACTTTCTCGTGTTTgtctgaaataaaataacaattaaTTTGCCATGGTTCGTAAATTCTATGTTCCATAAAAATACCTAAACGTCCTAGAATAATTGCTCGAGCTTCAAATAAATCTGTGTAAGGGAAATCACCGAGCACCTTTTCAGCATGGTAATATTTAGATTTTCTAAGAAACGCAAGCAACTTGGCATTTACTGTATCCCGAGCAGTTCTCTTTTGTCTGAAATTGAGTaaacttttatgaaattttgataaatcaaataaaatagccAAGAACCTACATATCGTTCTCAATATCAGgatcatttttcaaagaaatcagTTTTTCGCGGTACTGTTGAATCAAAATGTTGTGGAAAAGTGCTTTTTGTTCATCCCAAACGTTGATAATGTGTTCCAGATAGCGCACCACAAGTTTTTTATGATCCttcaacaaaaaatccaaaacctCTGCACGTGGAAGATTTTTGACTTCTGGAATGTCTtcgataaatattttcaatccaTCGTCTGGATGTTTCTCTAGCACCCAACCGGAGAACTCAAAAATTAGTTGCTTATCTTCGATGCCTAGATGTTGCAGGTACTGTATTGTCCTATCGTGTCCATACAAGGGAGATCCAGGGCAGTCGGTTTGCGATTGCAGCAATTGTAGAGCACGTTTATGTTGGCCTTTGGTTTGGTAAAGGATAATCAATTCAAcatatttgtcatgtttttttaagACACGCTCAGATTCTTCTAGATAGCAATAGTTCATCCGCAATACAGATGCCACCATTGAATCACTAGTTTGAAGGTAACATTTTAGTAACGTTGTATCAATAATTGAAAGAAGGGCTGAAATATTCTTTCCAGAAGAAACCTTGGAGTCAGTTTTGTTGACCAAATCTTGGCGCAGGCTATATCGAATTTCCGTCAAATAATCGATCAATGCGAGAATACCATTCTCTAGATCTTTTTCATCGAGTTCAGGAGctgtttttttggaataagAACTTAGCTTGTTTTTACCACTATCTGGTAAGAGATCTGGGAACAATCGAATCACATCAATAGGATCCGTGTTGAGTTTGGAAAACTCTTTCATCGACTCGCGAAAGTGTTTATTAACAAACAAGTTGTATGCATGACGAGTTTGAATTTCGTCTATTTTAGTCGCTTTGAATTCTGCGCTTTCCTCAGAAATATTCtgaaattcgagaaaaaaaatattattttgaatttaaattgtcaattaaaaataataaccgTCAATTGTAAAgcaagatggaaattttcttgCTGCAAAAGATGCTCTCGTTGTTTGGAAATTTCTACCGCTTGGATGCACCACAAATGTGAAACGGATGCGGCATAGAGCAGTCCTTGTTTCCCACGTGCCAAGAATCGCGCTTTTTGCAATTGGGGAATCGTTTGGATCAACGATCCCTTATCAGACATCTCAATGTTATCGAAAACCCTAACTTCTACACCATCTGTCACCAATCCGATGATGTATGGTTCGTCCCAAACTAGTCCTTGGAAAGGTTCACTCCAGatcaaagatttcaaattccGGGTGTCTTTAGTAGTCAACATCGAGGCATCAGGTTTCACCAAACCACTGCTATTTTCTTTACCGTCAGTTTTATACTTTTCGGTGTACACAGTTACCAAATATTCATCCTTGGCTACGGCGAAAACTCCATCTTCGATCAAAGAGATGCAtggttcaattgatttcgatgaGCTCGTGGGAAATAAATCGATTTTCTTAGGTTGTTCTCCTGAAATCTACAATAAGTTCGAAAAATTTACGCCTTGTCTGGATAGAGTATTTTATTATCAAACTTACATCATAGATCACGTATTCCGTTTTGAATCCCACGCAGATCCAGCTATTATTCCAGGCAATCGTTTTCGGAACGTCATTTAAATCGATGTCGTTTCCAAACTCAAGCAATTCGTTCTGCTTCCAGTAGTAGCACTGCAGCTTCCGCTTGACCGCTACACACAATCGACATACTAAAGCCAACTCTCCAGTGAGTGATTTAGATTTCTATAATTGGTAATGAAAAAGTTCATCAAATCTTAACTTAGTTTAGAGCTGGTCACAAACCTTAATATCTAATGCGAATACGGTTGCCCCCTTGGTTTTCTGGGCTGTGTGGATCAGTGGAAACCCATGCCGGCTGTAGTCGTTCACGTTAACCACACCATCCGATAGGCTGAAAATCAACTTATATTCCGGAATCGCTTCTATTTGAGTGATGGgctttttgctaaaatttttatcatactGCAGCAGCTGGAGGTCCAGCTTGTTGCTATCCGGATTCGGCTCGAAAGAGTACATCAGCAGATGTCCCTGTCTAGTTCCGAGGATGAGCTTATTTTCTGCAGGAGAATCATTTTACGTATTGTTAAATTACTGCTTTAGGccagacaattttgacaaatttattaCACTCACCAAAGCCAGCCATCGACTCGATTTGAACCGGAATCttttccggtggataaagaaTGTAGGCATCGTGCATTTCGTTTTTTTGTGATCACTTAAAACCTTTTTAAACAGTGACTAATAATTATTTGATAACAAATTCAAATCATTATCTCGTACACGCTTCACACAGTTTAGGCAATGGTGTATCCATTATTCATTGTATATGAAATTGTTTCGTTTTCTGCATAAGTATTAAAACTGTTGATGATTTTAGTTATTTCTGGTAGAAAAGGGCACTTATCTTCATAATTTGACcctaattaaattttgtttaaactttttttttcctcaatctGCGATGCGAAAATCAACCGAAGATGGGCAGACCAGTACAAACGTGTAATTTAGGTGATGATTGTTGTGAAACATCCATCAGTATTTTTATGTATCATCATCATCGTGATTGTTGCAAGGCGGAGTCGCATCATGCGATGCCACATGTACCGATTTTTTGGTATTCATACCgagttttgaggaaattttcgaGCAATGctgatttttggcaaaataaaCCGAtatcatacaaatttttgaaagatcCCTCCAAACACAAGGAATACTAAAATAAGGTATTGCCGAGAGTCATACTGgatttttgtgacgtcacagaAACTATTGTTTCGAAAATATGAGGC
Proteins encoded in this region:
- the LOC129759901 gene encoding vam6/Vps39-like protein; this translates as MHDAYILYPPEKIPVQIESMAGFENKLILGTRQGHLLMYSFEPNPDSNKLDLQLLQYDKNFSKKPITQIEAIPEYKLIFSLSDGVVNVNDYSRHGFPLIHTAQKTKGATVFALDIKKSKSLTGELALVCRLCVAVKRKLQCYYWKQNELLEFGNDIDLNDVPKTIAWNNSWICVGFKTEYVIYDISGEQPKKIDLFPTSSSKSIEPCISLIEDGVFAVAKDEYLVTVYTEKYKTDGKENSSGLVKPDASMLTTKDTRNLKSLIWSEPFQGLVWDEPYIIGLVTDGVEVRVFDNIEMSDKGSLIQTIPQLQKARFLARGKQGLLYAASVSHLWCIQAVEISKQREHLLQQENFHLALQLTNISEESAEFKATKIDEIQTRHAYNLFVNKHFRESMKEFSKLNTDPIDVIRLFPDLLPDSGKNKLSSYSKKTAPELDEKDLENGILALIDYLTEIRYSLRQDLVNKTDSKVSSGKNISALLSIIDTTLLKCYLQTSDSMVASVLRMNYCYLEESERVLKKHDKYVELIILYQTKGQHKRALQLLQSQTDCPGSPLYGHDRTIQYLQHLGIEDKQLIFEFSGWVLEKHPDDGLKIFIEDIPEVKNLPRAEVLDFLLKDHKKLVVRYLEHIINVWDEQKALFHNILIQQYREKLISLKNDPDIENDIQKRTARDTVNAKLLAFLRKSKYYHAEKVLGDFPYTDLFEARAIILGRLDKHEKVLAIFVQILGDFDKAIEYCDQTYDSYDPKSCDVYVTLIETILTPPTVPPYSDAQFHPRCLNPDIETVLGILEKNAKKINPYAVLPILPDNIPLSSIKTFLEIALNHHLERKRKCQILKGLYYAEHLQTHEQKIHYESKQFLVEEHSVCPVCKKKFSYQSAFVRTAEGSIVHFSCQDKV